ACAAAAACTTTAGTAATTTGCACTCCCATACTATAAGCTTTCTTAAGTTTTGGAATACTCGAACCCCTCTTGGAAAATTCCTCCAAATGTGGGTTAATCCTGAGGATTGTTGTAATTCCAATGACTCCAGTTTGGGAAGAATTTCGAGTTCTGTTTTTGTTAGCACAGGAACTTTCAGCCCCTCAAACTCAAAAAGTAATTGCATCCCGTGACTGTTAACCACAAGTTTCTGCAGATTTTGTAATATTGTCACCCCATCAGCTTTGGCAATGCATCCGATACAGCTATCGGTGATCTGCAAATACTTCAAGTTCTCAAGATACCCGCTATGCATTCCATCTCCCACTAACTCTTTGGGGCGATGCCTATAAGTTTTAATCTGCAGTCCTTCCAGGCGAGGCAGCGAAACCTGGAAAATTTAGTTACTTATGTAATACAAACATGAATCTTCGcacatatgtatgtatgtttCTGTATGCCCGGTCAATGACCTGGAGGAAAAGTATCTTTTATCAATCATAGCATTAATCCTTGCTATCAAAATTTGTCATTGTCAAAATTTCATTCATCACCATTTGGTTTTTACTTGCGCTAAAAgattaaataaaaaacaaattttttttttggcaaactcAGGACTAGAATATGACCACTGAAACaattttgaatatttaattaacAGTTTTTGGGAAAAATAAATTGCTTCTTCAGTGAGCTCATTATGGTCAAATACTTCTTTGACACAAAGGAAGTATATCAGAAAGAGAGACAaagaaacagagagagagagagattgacCTGGTTGAGAAAAGCTCTGGCTGTTTCACGTTTGGAGTCAAAACACAACAAGCCTGATTCTTGCATCACTAAAGTTTCGAGTAGGGGTAGCTCAAGCACTTCCTCGTTCACACTTTCTTCCCTCATGACAATGCTTTCCAAGTTTGTACACTGATGAACTACTAGCTTTTGGAGTTTCACTAGACATTTCAGCGTTGATTGTGAGAAGAGAGTTACAATTCGATGGCAGTATCTTAGCTCAACAATTCTGAGGCTGCAAAGTGACGGAGGTTCAATTGGCCCCTTCCACAAATGCTTAATATTTGTGTACTTAAGTTTCATCTCCCGAAGCTGACTGAAGCACCGAGGTGGAAGATTCCCACGACatatttcttccaaattcacaTGATCTAATTCCATGAACACCAAATTTTCGAAAACCTGTCGAGCAACTAAATTGGTGGTGGATTCAATAAGGCATTGGTGTACCTCATGGTCTAATTTAAGCCTTCTCAGGTTGACAAATCCATCTTCATCCAAGTCGCTCACCAGATTCCTCAAGCAGGGCACGCCCTCAAAAGTGAGATTCTCTGCTCTCTTAACAATGCTGCTAACTATAGGATCCAATGCTTGTTTAAATACAAACCTCCTCTTATGATACCGATAGTAAATAAGTTCGAAACTGTTCCGAAATTGATACTCTCTAGTAAGATCTCTCCGGTTAATTTTATGATCAGCTCCTACAATGTGAAATCTTAACAACCTCTGAATAGGAAGTTGGTGCAATAACTGAAATAGGAGGTTAAGGTCATAGACATGAATTTGGAGACACTCAAGGCAAGAGAGTGATGCGATCTCTTCAAGGCatcctctttcttcttctttgtctcTCCCCAGCCGCAAATGGTGAGGAGATCCCATGTACAATTCTTCTAGTTTCTTCAAGCTTGACAGGATACCATGAAGCAACGGCTGCTGACTTCGCTCGACCCTCAAATCCAACGACTTTAAATTACTCAACCGAGCAATCTCTACTGGAAACTGATCACCTTGAAGTCTGGATTTAAAGAAGCTCAACATTTCCAATTGCATCATATATCCAAGCATTGATGACGTTCCAGTGTCCAATACACAATAATCCAGGCACAATGTCCGAAGGCTCGTTAACATTTGGCCTGGCCATGATAGCGAAAATTCTGTGTGTGAATTGTTTAACTCCATGACCCTGAGATCTTCCATTCCTTCGAAAGCATCTTTTGATAGGTTCACTTTGCCTGATTGGAATACCAAACGCAATAGCTTAAGCCTTGGACATTCCTCGCCAAATGGAAATAGTCTAATGGAACCTTCTAATGTTAGTGAAATAGCCGTATAAGGACCAAATGAATCCGGTAGTTGGTGCCTTTCTTCCTCTGTAGCATTCCCTACCAAAAATACATGCTCGCCTTTTGATGCAATTTTCAAGCAAGTTTCTCGCATGACATCATGCAATTTTACATGGTCTTCTCTTTCACTATCATCCAGCAACAAATGGTAACTCCTGAGGTCATTAACAAGCACGTCTACTCTGCATCTTACATCACCTAACGTGTCTCTCTCGTTGAACAATTCTAGCCCTTTGCCGTACCTGACCAAACATTCAACTGGAATGCTATAATCTTCTGGAAACAAACTGCAAAGCAAAAGCAGTGACTTAGCCTCGACACTTTCCAAATTGTCGTAGCTCCACTCAACTATTGAATACACCAAATCTTTTTCTCCTTCTAATTCTCTGAATGTGTATTTTTGCAGCTGTCCAAGGGCCAGTTCCCAGGATTTTAGTGTTTTACAGTTAGTCCTTAATCCCCTGGCGACAACAACGAGCGCGAGAGGTATACCTTTGCATTCCTCTGCAAACTGTTTTGCAACATCACTCAAAACGGAATCATCAGAAATTCCCGCAACCGCTTTAAAAAGATAACATGCTTCTTCCTCAGGCAAGGCATTAACCCCAACAATTTTAGCTCCCATGTTCCTGCAAACACAGGGGGACTGAGATGTCACTATAACCTTTATCTTCTCGCTAACAGGAATCCCAAGACTCTTGAAGTCAACTTCTTTCCAAATCTCATCCAATATAACAAGGACTCTCCCGCTTAGTCTATTATATATTGTTTGTCCAAATCTGGCACCATCAATATGTGCTGGAATTTGCACCCTTAACTGCTCAGCAAGCCGATTTTGAGCATTTCTCATGCTTGGATTTTTAGACATAGTTAACATGgccaccttataaaataattttccatACTTAACTTGGTCTGCAATTTGGTTCACCAAGGTAGTCTTGCCAACACCAGCCATACCACAAATCACAATAAGATTTGTTTTGTCCTGCTCTAGAACTCTCATCACTTCCTTCTTTGTTGACATCAGAGTAGGTAGTCCTTCCTCTAACAGTAGGGTTGATTCACTAAAAGACATTTTCTCTAATGGAGCAGTGTATCCAACTTCATCAAACTGCCCCTCGCTCAGAAGTTTTTGAGcagcattttttcttttgtcagCATCTCGGCCTAGCAAATAATGTGACTTCAAATTTGGAAGCCTGACATTAAGGCAATTCATCTTGACATTTTCCATATGCCTAAAAATGGCGTCTGCCTCTTTCTTTAGATCGTCAACTTGTCTTAGCCAGTCAATGACATTTGGTTTAATTGATTTACCATTGTTAATTGCTGCATCAACTAATTGTTGCACATCAGCTTTCTTTAGTTCAAGTTTTTTCATCTCATCCCTCAGAGTTAGAACGTTGCTTCTGTAGCGAAACAAATACTGACATTGGTGCAGAACTGGATCGACACAATTTGCTGCCATTGCGCCTGCAATGGTAAGAGCACAATCATTGATCGCCATTATTCCAATATTTCTGTTCAAATTAATGTCCGTTATGTTTTTAGAAAATAGAGATATAGAGATCTAATTAAATATGTGAGATATAAATATAAACCTTGTAACAATTGAATGAGGGAAGACTAAATACTTAAAGAGTAAAGAATGTAAAGATTCAGGATAGAGAAAGAAATTCTAGGCCATTAGAGTAAGTTCACAGAAATGTTTTGGTTACATAAAAAGGGaagaatattagtaacattTAGATTGCTCTCACCAGAAAAATGTTATGCATACCTTATTTTGTATTCATCTGAGACTAATGTTatgaagaaaatataaaatttcaatACGTTCACCTGCTAGCAAAATATTGTATAAATGTAAGGGAAAATGTTAATttgggaaaatcgttcaaaatatTCCTCACATTtggtaaaataacttttttcatcCTTTACTTTTAAAAGCGTAATTTTACGtcctttacaaattcacattggtcaaatttggtccttATCTTAGTGTTCAACTAATTTTTGGTTGGAATCTATTacgtgccttgcacatgatcATTTTTGAGGGGTAAAATTGTCAAACATATTTCATATAATCTGATCCATAGTCCCTcatatttcataaaatgaattttttcgtcccttatataaattttttcatccctcacattttgcaaaatgaaaattttgatccctcattgatcatgtgggTGATagtcttttcttatttttgaaaacttatatatatgtctatttgattttacctgaacagtacaaatagcatgtaatatatttctatttAACTTCACTTGAATAAGTTAATTGTAGTTgtagatgaaatcaaatacaaataTATTACGTGTTACTCGTATTATTTtgggtgaaatcaaatagatatacacatgggtttaaaaaacaaaagaaactattcatacacatgatcaattagaggtgaaaaattcattttgtgaaatgtgagggatggaaaaatttattttttgagatGTGAGgtatgaaaaaattcattttgtaaaatgtgagagacGAAAAGTTCaaattatatgaaatttgatttgacaattttgcccctaaaaaatgatcatgtgtAAGGCATGTGgtggattccggccaaaaactAGTCAAAAACCTAGGTAGGAGCCAAACCTAACCAATGTGAATTTATAAAGaatgtaaaattacacttttagaAGTGAGGGGCGAAAAAAGTCaatttacaaaatgtgagggacgttccTTACGATTTTTCCtattaattttgtttcaaatatgTTAGTCTCTATTAAAATTGTATGTATATGATATGACATCTCAAAAGGCTAGTTGAATAAACAGGAGGATTTTTAAACTCCAGCCGCCAAAAAGTCTCCAAATCttcatttacttttttcttcCCGCTTGATTTTAAGATAACTTCAAAATGTTTCAAGTCTTACGAGTAaattattatttgttcatgaTAATTTCAGTTTTAATGAAATCATGATGAATATGAAAGTTTAAGAAACTTGGGAGCTCTTActagaaaagtaaagaaaagtaaaaaatcaTTCGGGACATCAAAATTAGGAGTCTTAGATTTAAAATAAAAGGAAGGACTTAATATGAAACGGGgaaataattgaataatttcattaGGGACATTACATGGAAAACCATTGTAGCCCTCAAACTTAGAAATCCTAATGTGAAGATTAAGCCTGGAAAATTGATCTCTcaaaaaaatttatgaaaacCTTTCCTTTCAAATCCTTCTTCTTTTAGTCTAAGCATGCATATTGCAGAAACGATGCCAGATACAATTGGTAATGTTTACAGAATTTTTCTAAGGGGTGTCTAATTGACACTCATTAACACACCTAAATTACACCTAACTTATTATACTAAAACACATGGTCACATTTAATCCACTCACTACATTTAGTCACTTTATTAAAATTAGCTATATTATTTCAAAAAAACCAATCTATGAAATCGTTCTTAACGGGTGTCCATTACGTATCTCGTAGCCGAGCTAATGTTTAAGAACTCCCATCTACTTTATACGTCCAAATCTCGTAGCCGAGCTCCTTGGTTTAAAGCTTAAGATCATCAAAAAAAAAGATCTCCTAATTGTTCTTAACTTTAATTTTATGAAAAGAGCTGAATTGTTAGTAGGTTTGCTTTCATTTAGATGTCCTTGAGTAACTAATAAGCAATCAACTAACAATAAAAAATCGTATTTGCGATGACATATAAGATAAAAAGTCTCACACCAACAAAGTCAATGACGGGATTCCTCATATATAactttcttttgagtattgcgcTGGTGAAACTTAGATTTTAGATGATCAAATGCAGAAATAAGACAGTctacaagaaattgaaaatttttgaactttcgtATCCTTTATAT
This window of the Coffea eugenioides isolate CCC68of unplaced genomic scaffold, Ceug_1.0 ScVebR1_613;HRSCAF=1318, whole genome shotgun sequence genome carries:
- the LOC113758630 gene encoding disease resistance protein At4g27190-like — its product is MAINDCALTIAGAMAANCVDPVLHQCQYLFRYRSNVLTLRDEMKKLELKKADVQQLVDAAINNGKSIKPNVIDWLRQVDDLKKEADAIFRHMENVKMNCLNVRLPNLKSHYLLGRDADKRKNAAQKLLSEGQFDEVGYTAPLEKMSFSESTLLLEEGLPTLMSTKKEVMRVLEQDKTNLIVICGMAGVGKTTLVNQIADQVKYGKLFYKVAMLTMSKNPSMRNAQNRLAEQLRVQIPAHIDGARFGQTIYNRLSGRVLVILDEIWKEVDFKSLGIPVSEKIKVIVTSQSPCVCRNMGAKIVGVNALPEEEACYLFKAVAGISDDSVLSDVAKQFAEECKGIPLALVVVARGLRTNCKTLKSWELALGQLQKYTFRELEGEKDLVYSIVEWSYDNLESVEAKSLLLLCSLFPEDYSIPVECLVRYGKGLELFNERDTLGDVRCRVDVLVNDLRSYHLLLDDSEREDHVKLHDVMRETCLKIASKGEHVFLVGNATEEERHQLPDSFGPYTAISLTLEGSIRLFPFGEECPRLKLLRLVFQSGKVNLSKDAFEGMEDLRVMELNNSHTEFSLSWPGQMLTSLRTLCLDYCVLDTGTSSMLGYMMQLEMLSFFKSRLQGDQFPVEIARLSNLKSLDLRVERSQQPLLHGILSSLKKLEELYMGSPHHLRLGRDKEEERGCLEEIASLSCLECLQIHVYDLNLLFQLLHQLPIQRLLRFHIVGADHKINRRDLTREYQFRNSFELIYYRYHKRRFVFKQALDPIVSSIVKRAENLTFEGVPCLRNLVSDLDEDGFVNLRRLKLDHEVHQCLIESTTNLVARQVFENLVFMELDHVNLEEICRGNLPPRCFSQLREMKLKYTNIKHLWKGPIEPPSLCSLRIVELRYCHRIVTLFSQSTLKCLVKLQKLVVHQCTNLESIVMREESVNEEVLELPLLETLVMQESGLLCFDSKRETARAFLNQVSLPRLEGLQIKTYRHRPKELVGDGMHSGYLENLKYLQITDSCIGCIAKADGNSKFFPNWSHWNYNNPQD